One window of Hujiaoplasma nucleasis genomic DNA carries:
- the gyrB gene encoding DNA topoisomerase (ATP-hydrolyzing) subunit B encodes MSENKTYTSDNIQILEGLEAVKKRPGMYIGTTGPRGLHHLVWEIVDNAVDEALAGYCDTIHVEILPGDVIRVEDNGRGIPIDVHPKTGRPSVETVYTTLHAGGKFDHNSYKVSGGLHGVGASVVNALSTYMTVEIHKDSKQYIIEFENGFLKKELDCISDTKRTGTIVTFLANPEIFVESHVYDFEILRTRIQQLAFLNKGIRFTITDSRDELKIVNKDYVYQGGVKEYVGFLNKGKDVLHSEIAYFEGEVDNIMVEIALQYNDGYADNIYPFTNNITNPEGGTHVEGFKLTLTRVLNNYGKNNSIFKKDESLLGEDTREGLIAIVSVKHPDPQFEGQTKSKLGSSDARKAVATIMSEGLERFLLENPNAAKVIIEKALMAQRARIAAKKAREATRRKSPLDALGFASKLADCRSRDAEKAEIYIVEGDSAGGSAKQGRDSEFQAILPLRGKVLNVEKTRLDRALQNKEILSMIQAFGTGIGEEFDVSKLRYHKIIIMTDADVDGAHIRTLLLTFLFRYLKPLVEQGYIYIAQPPLYKIQYGRNIQYAYTDKELENIMSLNEGRPNLQRYKGLGEMNPEQLWETTMNPEERTLLQVTIDDAIKADQVFSMLMGDDVESRKDFINENAEYVKNLDV; translated from the coding sequence ATGAGTGAAAACAAAACATATACATCCGATAACATTCAGATTCTAGAAGGTTTAGAAGCTGTAAAAAAAAGACCAGGTATGTACATTGGTACAACCGGCCCTAGAGGATTACACCATTTAGTATGGGAAATCGTAGATAATGCAGTTGACGAAGCACTCGCTGGTTATTGTGATACCATCCATGTAGAAATATTACCTGGTGATGTGATTAGAGTTGAAGATAATGGTCGAGGTATTCCTATTGATGTTCATCCAAAAACAGGGAGACCTTCAGTAGAAACCGTTTATACTACCTTGCATGCTGGTGGTAAATTCGACCATAATTCATATAAAGTTTCTGGTGGGCTACATGGTGTTGGAGCCTCAGTTGTAAACGCACTATCGACTTATATGACTGTAGAAATACATAAAGATAGCAAACAATATATCATTGAATTTGAAAATGGTTTCTTAAAGAAAGAACTTGATTGTATTTCTGATACAAAACGAACAGGAACCATTGTAACTTTCCTAGCAAACCCAGAGATATTTGTTGAATCTCATGTATACGATTTTGAAATTTTAAGAACAAGAATCCAACAATTAGCCTTTCTAAACAAAGGAATTCGTTTCACCATCACTGACTCTAGAGATGAATTAAAAATCGTCAATAAAGACTATGTATACCAAGGTGGGGTTAAAGAATATGTTGGTTTTCTAAATAAAGGAAAAGATGTTTTACATTCAGAGATTGCTTATTTTGAAGGTGAAGTTGATAATATTATGGTTGAAATAGCTCTTCAATATAATGATGGTTATGCTGATAATATTTATCCATTTACCAATAATATCACCAACCCTGAAGGGGGTACTCATGTTGAAGGTTTTAAATTAACCCTTACAAGGGTCTTAAATAACTATGGTAAGAACAATAGCATATTCAAGAAAGATGAGTCTCTTCTAGGCGAAGATACTCGAGAAGGTTTAATTGCTATTGTTTCAGTGAAACATCCAGACCCGCAATTTGAAGGACAAACAAAATCAAAATTAGGTTCTTCTGATGCAAGAAAAGCTGTCGCAACCATTATGTCTGAAGGTTTAGAAAGATTTTTACTTGAAAACCCTAATGCCGCTAAAGTTATTATTGAAAAAGCATTAATGGCTCAAAGAGCTAGAATTGCGGCTAAAAAAGCAAGAGAAGCTACCAGAAGAAAATCACCTCTAGATGCCTTAGGCTTCGCTTCTAAATTAGCAGATTGTCGTTCTAGAGATGCTGAAAAAGCTGAAATATATATAGTGGAGGGAGATTCAGCTGGTGGATCAGCAAAACAAGGTAGAGATTCTGAGTTTCAAGCCATTCTTCCTTTAAGAGGAAAAGTACTAAATGTTGAAAAAACACGTTTAGACAGAGCCTTACAAAACAAAGAAATCCTTTCAATGATTCAAGCCTTTGGCACAGGTATTGGTGAAGAGTTTGATGTCAGTAAACTAAGATACCATAAAATCATCATTATGACCGATGCCGATGTTGATGGAGCCCATATTAGAACCCTCTTATTAACATTCTTATTTAGATATTTAAAACCTTTGGTAGAACAAGGATACATATACATTGCTCAACCACCTCTATACAAGATTCAATATGGAAGAAACATCCAATACGCTTATACAGACAAAGAACTTGAAAACATAATGAGTTTAAATGAAGGTAGACCAAATTTACAAAGGTATAAAGGTCTTGGGGAAATGAATCCTGAACAACTTTGGGAAACAACCATGAATCCAGAGGAAAGAACTTTATTACAAGTAACTATTGATGATGCAATAAAAGCAGATCAAGTATTCTCAATGTTGATGGGTGATGATGTTGAAAGTCGTAAAGATTTTATCAATGAAAACGCTGAATACGTTAAGAATTTAGATGTGTAA
- the recF gene encoding DNA replication/repair protein RecF (All proteins in this family for which functions are known are DNA-binding proteins that assist the filamentation of RecA onto DNA for the initiation of recombination or recombinational repair.) yields MKISHLSLYNYRGYHKQDIAFSEGVNLLIGPNGSGKTNLLEAIYFLSLAKSYKTEDANLIKFNEEFSRIHLSLLSEKGKEDLKVIISKNKKKINLNGHDILKLSDYIGHVNVVSFLPEDMNLIKGPPKDRRYFIDSIIGQMDKNYLLELSNYKNQLKQRNELIKQLSEDRKPDMTLLDIYTEQLAKSAEKIIQYRQVFIKDINLHLKDIHPYLSNSQHQFDFVYIPSISANIENTLKENYKKDLFYKTTTNGPHRDDYGFYINQSLSSDISSQGEQRIMILSLVLSVTEIIYEKKKESPILLLDDVFSELDETRQNKLINYLNQSHLQTIITTTSINHIQDKILKEANIFYVRNHYIRRHKHE; encoded by the coding sequence ATGAAAATTAGTCATTTGTCCTTATACAACTATAGAGGTTATCACAAACAAGATATTGCTTTTAGTGAAGGAGTCAATCTACTGATAGGTCCTAACGGTAGTGGTAAAACCAACTTACTAGAAGCGATATATTTTTTGTCTTTAGCTAAGTCTTATAAAACAGAGGATGCTAATTTAATCAAATTCAATGAAGAGTTTTCAAGAATTCATTTGTCTTTATTAAGTGAAAAGGGCAAAGAAGACCTTAAGGTTATTATTTCAAAAAATAAAAAGAAAATTAATTTGAATGGCCATGATATTTTAAAACTCTCTGATTATATAGGTCATGTCAATGTTGTCTCTTTTTTGCCTGAAGATATGAACCTTATCAAGGGCCCGCCTAAAGATAGACGTTATTTTATCGATTCAATCATAGGTCAAATGGATAAAAACTATCTTCTTGAATTATCAAATTACAAAAACCAATTAAAACAAAGAAACGAATTGATTAAACAACTATCTGAAGATAGAAAACCAGACATGACTTTACTCGATATTTATACTGAGCAATTGGCTAAATCAGCTGAAAAGATTATCCAATACCGACAAGTGTTTATCAAAGATATCAATTTGCATCTAAAAGATATTCATCCCTATTTATCTAATTCTCAACATCAGTTTGATTTTGTCTATATACCTTCTATTTCTGCTAATATCGAAAACACACTGAAGGAAAATTATAAAAAAGATTTATTTTATAAAACAACCACCAATGGTCCCCATAGGGATGACTATGGTTTTTATATTAACCAGAGTCTTTCTTCGGATATTTCATCTCAAGGTGAACAAAGAATCATGATTTTATCCTTAGTTTTATCTGTCACCGAGATCATTTATGAAAAGAAAAAAGAAAGCCCTATTCTTCTTTTGGATGATGTTTTTTCGGAATTAGATGAAACAAGACAAAATAAACTGATTAATTACTTAAATCAATCTCATTTACAAACCATCATTACGACAACAAGCATCAATCATATTCAAGATAAAATATTAAAAGAAGCAAATATATTCTATGTTAGAAATCACTATATTAGGAGGCACAAACATGAGTGA
- the yaaA gene encoding S4 domain-containing protein YaaA, with translation MNNIKIHTEYITLGQLLKLLSLVSSGGEVKHFLSHNKVMINDEFDNRRGKKLYPNDRVKILDKTYKIVQNEN, from the coding sequence ATGAACAATATAAAAATACATACTGAATACATCACTTTAGGGCAATTACTAAAGCTACTTAGTTTGGTGAGTTCTGGAGGCGAAGTTAAACATTTTTTAAGTCACAATAAGGTGATGATCAATGATGAATTTGACAATCGTCGAGGAAAGAAATTATACCCAAATGATAGAGTCAAAATTTTAGATAAAACTTATAAGATTGTTCAAAATGAAAATTAG
- the mfd gene encoding transcription-repair coupling factor has protein sequence MENILKHIQKNPLLQEITNKVKAKQNIYINNTNEDNALLVLLSLYKKLNQTFFIVTPNLYTSQLVYDKLSRVLEKDQVNFYPQDEFLTNELLVSSNEFRLERINTIDKIINHNPRIVVVNLYGILKPLFNKNKWSQAMMTIRKGNQYNIQELKETLINLGYNHQYTVEKIGDFAIRGGILDIFPINTDNPYRLDFFGDEVDVIKTFDLDSQRSIDQVNEFRITPMTDFFYDDQEFNILKEKIKLHIEDLNLSEDSLKQVDDDLQKLSQRDELDRLSRYLPFMTEKHTTLLDLADNAHTFFLDYHRILDQNQILIEEIKEWYEQANDYPKMRFNLLYDFLEVDRLTSIKIDYLDFFYKEKFPYTYSIFGESVTTYNENLEYFFNDLEKNKNKLTHVLAFQDEKYMHEFAKLLKNKNIEYILNKQIKSNAINLILDDQVFNFHSRTFETKVITEEALRKRSIQRKRGDYISVYKRSTKLSGINDLKPGDYVVHYHYGIGKFLEIKTMTFGQQETDYIHIEYQDKDKLYITLDAIDQIHKYSASEGFSPKLSKIGGKSWSKAKERVRKQVQEIADQLIDLYSRREKSQGFSYENFPDLENEFSETFEYIETQDQVKTIEEVFKDMNKTTPMDRLICGDVGFGKTEVALRAAFKAVLNKKQVSYLAPTTVLSKQHYETFKNRMTDFGINVKLINRFISSKEQKQVLQGIKSGHIDILIGTHRLLSKDIEFKDLGLLIIDEEQRFGVLHKERIKEMKVNIDVLSLSATPIPRTLNMAIMGVKNMSLLETAPENRYPVQTYVLERNKIILRDAIERELARKGQVFYLFNRVSQIDFIADQIQDIVPYAKIGIAHGQMSKNQLENIIDQFINQELDVLISTTIIETGIDIPNANTLIVHDADMLGLSQLYQIRGRVGRSNKIAYAYLMYEKNKRLTPEAEKRLKVIKEFTELGSGFKIALRDLSIRGAGDVLGKEQSGFIDSVGIDMYMKILEEEIHKVQGKEIESTENKGVKAKVSKFIDKDYIEDDYIKIEMHKKIKNVRSLKEVVELLSEIKDRFGHYSIDLEIYIYEQLFEYLTKSLDIEKIKDTKSQRVLIVSKESTKKMAGDQIFKSGLDVSKDIRFAYKNEQIHIILDTVNLKKHWLFTMVEFLDKINS, from the coding sequence ATGGAAAATATCCTAAAACATATTCAAAAAAATCCCCTTTTACAAGAAATCACTAACAAAGTAAAAGCCAAACAAAATATCTATATAAACAACACCAATGAAGATAATGCTCTCTTGGTGCTTTTATCACTTTACAAAAAACTTAATCAAACCTTTTTTATTGTTACTCCAAATCTTTATACTTCTCAATTGGTCTATGACAAACTTTCTAGAGTACTGGAAAAAGACCAAGTCAATTTTTACCCTCAAGATGAATTTTTGACCAATGAGCTATTGGTTTCATCTAATGAATTTAGATTAGAAAGAATCAACACTATCGACAAAATTATCAATCATAATCCTAGAATTGTTGTGGTAAATTTATATGGTATTCTAAAACCACTCTTCAATAAAAACAAATGGTCTCAAGCCATGATGACCATAAGAAAAGGCAATCAATATAATATCCAAGAACTAAAGGAAACACTTATAAATTTAGGATATAACCATCAATATACTGTAGAGAAAATTGGTGATTTCGCCATAAGAGGCGGTATTCTTGATATATTCCCAATAAACACAGACAATCCTTATCGTTTAGATTTTTTTGGAGATGAAGTCGATGTTATAAAAACATTTGATTTAGACAGTCAACGTTCTATTGACCAAGTTAACGAATTTAGAATAACTCCTATGACCGATTTCTTCTATGATGATCAGGAGTTCAATATCTTAAAAGAAAAAATAAAGTTACACATTGAGGATTTAAATTTATCAGAAGACTCTCTTAAACAAGTTGATGATGATTTGCAAAAATTAAGTCAAAGAGATGAATTAGATCGTTTAAGTAGATACCTTCCTTTTATGACAGAAAAACATACAACACTCTTAGATTTAGCAGATAATGCCCATACATTTTTTCTTGATTACCATCGAATTCTCGACCAAAATCAAATACTAATTGAAGAAATTAAAGAGTGGTATGAACAAGCAAATGATTATCCAAAAATGCGCTTTAATCTTTTGTATGATTTTTTAGAAGTTGATAGACTTACTTCAATAAAAATTGATTACCTAGATTTCTTCTATAAAGAAAAATTCCCTTATACCTATTCTATTTTTGGTGAATCAGTCACAACCTACAATGAAAACCTCGAATATTTCTTTAATGACTTAGAGAAAAATAAAAATAAATTAACCCATGTTCTTGCTTTTCAAGACGAAAAATACATGCATGAATTCGCTAAACTATTAAAAAACAAAAATATAGAATATATATTAAATAAACAAATAAAAAGTAATGCCATCAACTTAATCCTTGATGACCAAGTATTTAATTTTCATTCAAGAACATTTGAAACAAAAGTAATTACTGAAGAAGCTTTAAGGAAAAGATCTATCCAACGCAAACGCGGTGATTATATCTCTGTCTATAAAAGATCCACAAAACTATCTGGAATTAACGATTTAAAACCCGGAGATTATGTCGTTCACTACCACTATGGTATTGGTAAATTCTTAGAAATTAAGACCATGACCTTTGGTCAACAAGAAACTGATTACATCCATATTGAATACCAAGATAAAGATAAACTCTATATCACTTTAGACGCTATTGATCAAATACATAAATATTCTGCAAGCGAAGGCTTTAGCCCTAAACTTTCTAAAATAGGTGGTAAATCTTGGTCAAAAGCTAAAGAACGTGTAAGAAAACAAGTTCAAGAAATAGCTGATCAATTAATTGATTTATATTCAAGAAGAGAAAAAAGCCAAGGTTTTTCTTACGAAAATTTCCCTGATTTAGAAAATGAATTTTCTGAAACTTTCGAGTATATCGAAACTCAAGATCAAGTTAAAACCATAGAAGAAGTTTTTAAAGACATGAATAAAACAACACCTATGGACCGCCTTATATGCGGTGATGTTGGTTTTGGTAAAACTGAGGTTGCTTTAAGAGCAGCTTTCAAAGCTGTATTAAATAAAAAACAAGTTTCGTACTTAGCACCTACGACAGTTCTTTCTAAACAACATTACGAAACCTTTAAAAACAGAATGACTGATTTTGGTATTAATGTAAAGCTTATCAATCGATTTATCTCTTCAAAAGAACAAAAACAAGTCTTACAAGGCATCAAATCCGGTCATATAGACATTTTAATTGGAACCCATAGATTATTAAGTAAAGATATCGAATTCAAGGATTTAGGCCTATTAATTATCGATGAGGAACAACGTTTTGGTGTTTTACATAAAGAACGTATTAAAGAAATGAAAGTAAATATTGATGTCTTATCCCTTTCCGCAACTCCAATTCCAAGAACATTAAACATGGCAATCATGGGAGTAAAGAATATGAGTTTACTTGAAACAGCTCCTGAAAATAGATATCCTGTTCAAACTTATGTTCTTGAAAGAAATAAAATTATATTAAGAGACGCTATTGAAAGAGAGTTGGCTCGAAAAGGTCAGGTCTTTTACTTATTTAACAGAGTCAGCCAAATTGATTTTATCGCTGATCAGATTCAAGACATTGTTCCTTATGCAAAAATAGGTATTGCTCATGGCCAAATGTCGAAAAATCAATTAGAAAATATCATTGACCAATTTATAAACCAAGAATTAGATGTTCTTATTTCAACAACCATCATTGAAACTGGAATTGACATTCCAAATGCCAATACCTTAATTGTTCATGATGCAGATATGTTAGGTTTATCACAGTTATACCAAATTAGGGGACGTGTAGGTAGGTCTAATAAAATCGCTTATGCATACCTCATGTATGAGAAAAATAAAAGATTAACCCCTGAAGCAGAAAAAAGATTAAAAGTCATTAAAGAATTTACTGAATTAGGTAGCGGTTTTAAAATAGCTTTAAGAGATTTATCTATTAGAGGTGCAGGTGATGTTCTTGGAAAAGAACAATCAGGTTTTATCGATTCTGTAGGAATTGATATGTATATGAAAATTCTTGAAGAAGAAATTCATAAAGTGCAAGGTAAAGAAATAGAAAGCACTGAAAATAAAGGTGTTAAAGCCAAAGTATCTAAATTTATTGATAAAGACTATATCGAAGATGATTATATTAAGATTGAAATGCATAAGAAAATAAAAAATGTTCGTTCTTTAAAAGAAGTCGTAGAATTGTTATCTGAAATCAAAGATAGATTTGGTCATTACTCCATTGATTTAGAAATCTATATATATGAACAACTTTTTGAATATTTAACAAAATCCTTAGATATTGAAAAAATCAAAGATACTAAATCTCAACGAGTTTTAATTGTCTCAAAAGAAAGCACAAAAAAAATGGCTGGAGACCAAATTTTCAAAAGTGGTTTAGATGTTTCTAAAGACATTCGATTCGCTTATAAAAACGAACAAATTCACATCATTTTGGACACTGTTAATTTAAAGAAACATTGGTTATTTACCATGGTAGAATTTTTAGATAAAATCAATTCATAA
- a CDS encoding SDR family NAD(P)-dependent oxidoreductase produces MRALITGASSGIGRKLAIELANKGYDLILIARRIERLKEIQDMFNKQDILIFQTDLLDQNQTKQLLIEINTLKIDLWINNAGFGKVGVSTSIDLQDEMDMIELNIKRLHHLTRFAIDHMTEGKIINISSMASYIPTPKLASYAASKAYVTSYSEALNYELKKQKKNIKVITVSPGPVHTEFGKVAGSNQKLKSMPVEKCVHHILKGINKNKSTIIPGFKMKLLKFFIRFFPKKLILYTAYKIQSRK; encoded by the coding sequence ATGAGAGCACTCATCACTGGAGCATCTTCTGGAATAGGTAGAAAACTTGCTATTGAACTAGCAAATAAAGGCTATGATCTCATCTTGATTGCTAGGAGAATTGAAAGACTCAAAGAAATACAAGATATGTTTAATAAGCAAGACATCTTAATCTTTCAAACAGACTTATTAGATCAAAACCAAACAAAACAGTTGCTAATAGAAATAAACACCTTAAAGATAGACCTTTGGATTAACAATGCTGGTTTTGGAAAAGTTGGTGTCTCTACATCCATTGACCTCCAAGACGAAATGGATATGATTGAATTAAATATAAAAAGACTTCATCATTTAACACGATTCGCTATAGACCATATGACCGAAGGAAAAATCATCAATATATCTTCTATGGCATCCTATATCCCAACACCAAAATTAGCTTCATATGCAGCAAGCAAAGCTTATGTTACATCTTATTCAGAAGCCTTAAACTATGAATTGAAAAAACAAAAGAAAAATATAAAAGTTATCACTGTATCTCCAGGACCTGTTCATACAGAGTTTGGAAAAGTGGCAGGTTCTAATCAAAAACTTAAAAGTATGCCTGTAGAAAAGTGTGTTCATCATATCCTTAAAGGTATAAATAAAAATAAGTCAACCATTATTCCAGGATTTAAAATGAAACTTTTAAAATTCTTTATAAGGTTCTTTCCAAAAAAGTTAATTTTATATACAGCCTATAAAATTCAAAGTAGAAAATAA
- a CDS encoding MaoC family dehydratase, translating into MNQLTIQQIKVGDFASTKKVFLEEDVLKFAEVSTDYNPAHVDKEYPKQTMFKKQIVHGMLVGSLFSAIFGVQLPGLGSIYTKQSLKFTRPVYFGDEIEATCSVKEIIVDRNRVIFDCVAKNQNGEVVIVGESEIMPPRETKNA; encoded by the coding sequence ATGAATCAATTGACAATCCAACAAATTAAAGTTGGAGATTTTGCGTCGACCAAAAAAGTATTTCTGGAAGAAGATGTTTTAAAATTTGCGGAGGTTTCGACTGATTACAACCCTGCACATGTGGATAAGGAGTATCCAAAACAGACCATGTTTAAAAAGCAAATTGTTCATGGCATGTTGGTGGGCTCTTTGTTTTCTGCAATTTTTGGAGTTCAGTTGCCAGGTTTAGGTAGTATTTATACCAAACAATCTTTAAAGTTTACTAGACCAGTATACTTCGGTGATGAAATCGAAGCTACTTGTAGTGTTAAAGAAATAATTGTGGATAGAAATAGAGTTATCTTTGATTGTGTAGCTAAAAATCAAAATGGTGAAGTGGTTATTGTTGGCGAATCTGAAATTATGCCACCTAGGGAGACGAAAAATGCGTAG
- a CDS encoding CoA transferase subunit A has translation MRRFIDGDYFKSLLKDGMSIHVGGFLTNGSPEVLIDLVVESNVKDLTIICNDGGYEGNGVGKMIANHQVKKLIASHIGTNPEVGKLMNLKELEVELVPQGTLVERIRAFGAGLGGVLTPTGLNTIVEEGKEVIEVQGNKYLLEVALGADLALIGGAVSDNYGNLKYKETMRNFNPIMATAANLVVVEPCMQVEEIDPEDVVTPHPFVDYILGGDYHG, from the coding sequence ATGCGTAGATTTATAGATGGAGATTATTTTAAGTCTTTATTAAAAGATGGAATGAGTATTCATGTTGGTGGGTTTTTAACCAATGGTTCACCTGAAGTATTAATTGATTTAGTGGTAGAGTCTAACGTTAAGGATTTAACGATTATATGTAATGATGGAGGTTATGAAGGCAATGGTGTTGGTAAAATGATAGCCAATCATCAAGTCAAAAAATTAATAGCTTCTCATATAGGCACCAATCCTGAGGTAGGCAAGCTAATGAATTTAAAAGAATTAGAAGTTGAATTGGTTCCTCAAGGCACTTTGGTCGAAAGAATCAGAGCATTCGGAGCTGGTTTAGGTGGTGTTTTAACACCTACTGGCCTCAATACGATTGTAGAAGAGGGTAAAGAGGTTATTGAGGTTCAGGGAAACAAATATTTATTGGAAGTAGCTTTGGGCGCTGACTTGGCTTTAATAGGTGGGGCAGTTTCTGATAATTATGGAAATTTAAAATATAAGGAGACCATGAGGAACTTTAACCCAATTATGGCGACGGCAGCTAATCTTGTTGTGGTAGAACCTTGTATGCAAGTTGAAGAAATAGATCCTGAAGATGTGGTAACACCGCATCCCTTTGTTGATTATATATTAGGTGGTGATTATCATGGATGA